From the genome of uncultured Bacteroides sp.:
TCCGGTAAATACTCTTATCCTTTACTTTTTCGGTAATCTGAACCAGGTCTCCCACAGGAACACTCTCACCGCGTTGGTTCACTACAGTCAGGTTCTTCAGGTTATTGATATCGTTCTTATCCGCATCGGCCAACTGAAGTTTCACCGGTACCGATACAGAAGAGGACTCCTGATGAACCACACCTGCCATTTCACCACCAATAGCCGATTGTATTGCTCCAACTACCTGTGCCGGAGCTACTCCACGTAACATTGCTTTCTCTTTATCCACATCAAAAGCAAGTTCCTTCTGATCGGCTTCTACCATCCAGTCTACATCCACAACTCCCGAAGTCTTGTTCAACCGGTCTTTTACCTGATTGGCTACTTTAATCTGATCCTGATAATTTGGGCCATAGATTTCTGCCACCAAAGTGGAGAGTACCGGCGGACCGGGAGGGACCTCTACCACTTTGGCATTGGCATTGTATTTCTTAGCAATTTGTTGAATACCCGGACGAACAGCCTTGGCTATATCGTGACTTTGTAACTTACGGTCTCCTTTATCTGTTAGATTCACCTGAATGTCTGCCACGTTTTCACCTCTACGCAGATCGTAATGACGAGCTAGTCCGTTGAAGTTGATAGGACCGGAAGTACCCACATACGTCTGATAGTTCACTACATCCTTGTTGGTCGCTACGTAGGCAGCAATTTCCTTAGCCACAGCGTCTGTGCGTTCCAGTGTAGTTCCTTCGGGCATATCTATTACCACCTGAAACTCGTTCTTGTTATCGAATGGAAGCATCTTTACCGGTACAGATTTGGTATAGAACAGAGAAAGAGATATCAGAAGCAGAACTACTGTTGCAAGCATAAATGTCCATCTCTTCTTGCGTGATTCCAGCATAGGAGATACAATCTTCTTATACATTCTGTACACCTTGCTATCTTCCAGATTTGTTTCACCCTCTTCAGCAACCTCACTGTTATCTTTATCCTCTTTAGAGCGAAGGAAGATGTATCCCAGATAAGGAGTCAGTGTCAAGGCTACCAGTAACGAGAAGATCATAGCGATAGATGCTCCAATAGGCATCGGACTCATATAAGGTCCCATCATTCCTGATACGAAAGCCATTGGCAGTACCGCGGCTATTACCGTAAAGGTAGCCAGAATGGTTGGATTACCTACCTCATTGATTGCATAGATAGCTGCCTGAATGAACGGTAAATTTTTCATCCGGAAATGACGGTGCATATTCTCTGCTATGATAATGGAGTCGTCTACTACTATACCTGTAACGAACACCAATGCAAACAGCGTGATTCGGTTAAGCGTATAGTCCAGGAAGTAGTAGGAGAAGAGCGTAAGGGCAAAGGTAACCGGTACCGATAGGAATATAACCAGTCCGCCTCTCCAGCCCATAGCCAGCATTACAAACAGAGTTACCGCGATGATAGCCACAAATAGGTGGAGTAATAGTTCCGAAACCTTATCCGAAGCTGTCTGACCGTAATCTCTCGTAGTAGTAACGTTTACATCAGAAGGAATTAGCTCCTTCTTCAAATGATCTACCTTATCCAGAATCTGTCCGGCAAGCTTCTTGGCATCCACACCACTTTTCTTTGCTATGGCAATAGTCACAGCCGGATAGTTGCCCTTTTCTCCGTAAGATACATACTGACTAGGAGTACCCGGACCTTCTTCCACCTGAGCTACCTGACGCAGATACACTGGCATACCTTCGTTTACCCCAACCACCAGATTAGCCACATCATCAGCCGTTTTCAGGAAACTGCCCGATTGTACGGAGAATGCAGAGTCACCACTCAGGATATTGCCAGAAGACAACTGCATATTACTTCCCTGAATGTATTTTGATATACCGGCCATATCCAGATGATTTCCCGTCATCTTATCTTTATCCAGTACCACTTTTATTTCCTTGCTACGTCCGCCCAGAATATTCACTGCAGCTACATCAGGTACCTTCTTTAGTTCGGTAGTCATTACCTCAGCCAACTGGCGAAGAGAGTAATCACCATATTTATTGCTCCACAAAGTAAGCGCTAACACAGGCACATCATCAATGGCACGAGTCTTAATCAGCGGCATGGAAACACCCTGCGGCATTTCATCCATGTGCTTCATAATCTCAGTGTAGAGCTTTACCAGGGAACGTTCCATATCCTGTCCCACAAAGAACTGTACGGAAACCATTGTCATTCCGTTCATGGAAGTAGAGTAGACATACTCCACACCCTTTACGTTAGATACCACCTTTTCCAGAGGGATAGATACCCTGCTTTCCACTTCCGTAGGATTAGCTCCCGGATAAGCCACCATGATATCGGCCATTGGTGCTTCAATCTGCGGATCCTCTTCCCTTGGGATAAGGGTTATACTGAATGCTCCCAGAAGCAAGAAAGCAATCATCAATAGTACGGATAGCTTAGAGCGAATAAACACATTCGCCAATCTTCCTGCAAAATCTTCTTTCATATCTTTAGTTCTTTATCGGTCGTTATTTCATTTTGATTCAATCACCTTACTGCCGTTGTATACACGTCCTTCTGTGCTTACCACAAAACGTTCGTCAGGAGCCAAGCCCGACAACACCTCTACACGGTCGCCCATTTGCTTGCCTAATCTTACCCAGCGAAGCAAAGCCTTGTTTTCCTTGCTTACCACATACACTCCGGTAAGCTGTTCATTATTAACAATGGCTTTCACCGGAATTGTCATTCTTGCAGGTTGAGAGCTCTTTACCTGTTCGCCCGGAATTAAAACATTCACATACATACCTGCCTTGATTCCTAACGACTTACTATCACTTATTGCAACCTTTACTCCATATTGTCCACCGGTGAACTGAGAGGAGGGACTAATCTCCGAAATGGTTCCCGGGAACGTAATACCCAATGATTTTACTGTAAGATTAACCGTTGCTCCCTGCTTAATTCTGGCTATGTCCGATTCCGGTACAGAGACTACAGCCTGGAAGTTTCCGCTTTGTTCCAGGGCAAGTAGCGGCATACCCGGATTGGCCATACTACCCTCATCCATAAATTTCTTAGTGATCACTCCCGAGAAAGGAGCTGTGATGCGTGTATAAGCCAGCATAGCATTTACCTGATTCCTCATCTGTAGGGCAGTCTCCAGTTTAGAGCTGATAGACTGATGTTGCAGAGTAACATTCTCCAGTTCCTTAGCCGAAGCACTCTGGTTCTGATAAAGCTGTTTGAAACGTTCCAAATCCTTTGCCGAAACCGCTGCTGCTGCTTTAGCTTCAGAGATAGCTGCATCTGCCTGAGCCCTTTGAGCCATGATGTCTGCGTTAGAGATACTTACTAACAACTGTCCTTTAGCTACCTTGTCGCCCGCTTTTACATAAATGCGACTGATGCTTCCCATAACCCGGGTACTGATTACAGCTGTTTGTCCCGCTTCAATCTGTCCGCTTGCCAATACACCCGATTCCTCGGTAGACGATGGTAAAGCAGTTACTACAGCCACAGCCTCTTCCTTCACTTTTGCTTCCTTATCCGAAGAAGAACAAGCTTGAAACATACCTCCGGCCATTACCAGAGAGAAAAACATTACGGATACATATCTTACTGATTTCATAGAATTTATCTTTTATATGTTGATTATTTATTAGTTGATTCGTTGGCTGTGATGAACTCCATATAAGTAGCCGTGAGATTTTGCTTGTAAACAGTACGCGCATAGTTGAGTTGCTGACCAGATAATTGTGTCTGAGCTATCAACACATCCGCTGTCTTTTCCAGTCCCTGATCGAAACGATCCTTTGTGATGCGGAGAGCTTCCGTAGCCTGTTCCACCATATCATTCTGTTTGCGAAGTTCAAAAGCAATGTCGTCCAGATCCCTGCTGGTCTTGTTGTATTCCAGTTGCGCCTTCATTTTCTCGTTGCTCAGCTGCTCCTGCAGTTTCATGCCCATCAGCTTACTCGAGCGAGCGTTGTACTTGCTTTGGTTCCCATTAAACAATGTCCACGAAAGACGTACACCAACCAGATAGCTGTCAGAACCAAAGGAAGCAAACTTCTTATCGTTCCATTGATACGTGCCGAAAGCATTCAGCCGAGGTACCATAGAGAACCCTGAAGATTTCCTCATCATCTCCGTAGCCGTCATAGCCTTTTCCATTGCCTGAAAGTCAGAACGAAGATCAGATACCGAACCATTGGAAGCTATCATTGCTGAGGCTGGTTCCTCCACCTGATAAACTACGCCAGTAGGTTGCCCCATCAGCAAGCTCAGGTAATCAGAAGCATTGGCTATGGCACTCTTTGCTTTTTCCAGGTTCGTTTCCATGCCGCTTACGTGCACTTTAGCATTCAGTACGTCCGATTTACGAATCAATCCCTGAGCAAAGAAACGCTCTACAGAAGCATAAACCTCCTTCGAAGTTCCCAAAGCTTCCTCCAGCACACCCTTTTCGCGGTAAGCCAGCTGAAGTTGCAGATAAGCTTTCTTCACCTCAAAAGATATATATTCCTTCATGCGAATGGTGCCATAGCGGGCAGCATCCTTTTGAGCCGCCGCAGCCTTTCGCATATAAATCTGATCCAGATTAAATAAAGGCATTTGTACCTCGATGTTTGCATTGAAATCAGTCAATGCATCGGGGCTATTAAGTAAGGTAGGATTAAAGTCTTCCGCTTTTACAGACTGTTGCTGCAGTTTGAATCCAAACACATTAAGCGGATCATTGGTAGCCATTACCGAGTAGGAAACATTTACCTGAGGCATAAAGATCGCATCGCTTTTCCGGTAATCGGACGTGGCAATCTTTTCATCCAGTGAAGTGGTAAGTAGTTGCTTGTTTCCCTTGAAAGCACTCTCCATAGCCTCATTCAGACTAAGAAAACGTGTGCCGTTTTGTGCTTTTACAGGTACCAGAGCCGCTAAACAAACTAAGGCGGCCGTTAGTAATCTGATAGTTCTCTTCTTTTCTTTCATTGTCCCTCATTTTTAATTATGGAACAAATGTAGAGCATCCCAAAACCCTGGTCAGCTACTTTTGTTACATAAGGATGTTTTTATGAGAAAAACAATGAAAAAAAAGAAATAGTTCTTTTATTTTTCCGGAGTAAACCCTTCTAAAGATTTTAGTAGAGTCAGCTTGTTGCGTCCAAGACTCACTGCGCCATACTCTTCCAGTTGCTTCAGTAAGCGAGAGATTACCACTCGTGCCGTGCCCAGTTCATTGGCCAGCTGCTCATGAGTAATATTGATTGTCCGGTCGTGATAGAGTTCCGCTTTCTTTTCCAGTAGAGCCAGCAGACGTTCATCCATCTTCTTGAAAGCAATCTCGTTTATAATATCCAGAGACTCTTCAAAACGCTTGTGATAGAGCCTGAAAATATAATCCAGAAACTGCGGAAACTCCTTTATTAGCATAGCCAGCTTATCGTTAGGGATAAAGAAAACCTCCGTATCCTCTTCCGCTACCGCTTTTACTTTGCTGGTGTCGTTGTGCAATCCACCAAGAATAGACATCACACAGCTCTCACCGGTTTTAATGTAGTAAAGCAAAATCTCCCTGCCGTCGTCATTGGTACGCATCACCCTCACGCTACCAGTAGCCACAATAGGAACACCTTTAATGTAAGCCCCTTCGCGAAGAATGTTTTCACCCTCCTTGAAAGTCTTAACCACACTATACTCCACCAGTTTCTTACGAATAGCCATTGAAGTCTTGAATTCCGTAATTTCATCAAAAAGATCCATGCTCTTGTTGTTTTATCGTTACTGCAAACTAAACTGTATATAGGAAGAGAAGTTCGCCTTTAGCAAATCAGTTTTGTTTTATCCTTACTGCAAACTTAACCTATTTTTTTGAATTTGTTGTTATCCCAATTGCAGAATGATATTTAGAAAAACTATCTGCAGAACCAGAAGCAGATTTGTTCTTGAAAGGGTAAAGGATTACCAATTTTAGAACTCAAAACTAGAGCTTCTTTCAGTTGTGTTCTTTTGTATATATTTACGAATGTATAAATATAATAGCTTTTGTTTAAAAAGATGAATTTTAGTGGATGAAAAATATTTTATAAATAGACAATCAACCAACAATGAAGAATACAATTTCATTATTGGTTGATTGTAGTGTAGAATTTCACAATTATCTTGAAAGCTTAGATGCTTATTTCCACCTTTCTCTCACTATTCCCACGTTTCATCCAGAACCGAAAAACAGGGGCATTCCTTAACCCTTTCCCAAGGATCGATAATGCCGTTATAATTCTTGTCCGGACTAAGATCCCGATGGCCTACTACCTTGCAGCCGGGAAACTCTTTTAGTAACTTGCTTACCAGAGAATGCAGTGCAATTTGCTGAGACAGTGTGCGCGTATCGGCTGGTTTGCCGTTGGTGTCCAGTCCGCCTTCGTAGCAGATACCCAGAGACTTTGCGTTGTATCCTCTTGCATGCGCTCCAACTTCATCGTGATTTCGCATTGGTTCCACTTTGCCGTTTTTACGAATGTAGTAGTGATAACCCCATGAACTGAATCCTCTTACTTTGTGTGCTGAATTAATGTCTTGTGCAGTAATATCTTTATCAACTCTCGTTGCCGAGCAGTGAATTACAATTAAATTTATTTCTCTCATTTTGTTTTGCCGTAATTTAATTTAAAATGCCGTTTTTCTGTTTATACCCCCCTGTAAATAAGGGAGGTAAGAGGCTAAAATGCCGTAATTTGTATTTCTTTCCTTAATTTATTTACCAATACCGTAATTCTGATTCTGGAATCTCGTAAACAAGGCTTTCTAGAACTCTAAATGCCGTAATTTAATTTAAAATGCTGTTTTTCCGTTTCTAAATCCTTGTAAATAAGGGTGGTAAGAGACTAGAATGCCGTAATTCTGATTCCGGAATCCCGTAAATAGGGCTTTCTAGAACCCTAAATGCCGTAATTCTGTTTTTTGCCGTAACTATTGCCTGTCCTTGCAACCAACTACTATACATTGCTCTTTAAGAGCAGTATTTAACTGAGCGTTCAACGTAATCATCTCCTGATACATCAGCTTCACTTTCTCGGAAAGCTCGAAGTAATCCTTCTCAAAACGGGTTACCTGCTCCATCAGGTAGTCGAACTGACTCTTTACCAGTTCGGTGAAATCCTGTACCTGCTTGGCATCCTTCTTTTTCAGAAAAGGAAGTACCATTTGCAGAATGTTTATTATGCCATCTAAAATTTTCATGTTTCTGTTTTTACTGTTTAATAACTGATTTAAAATAGGAGGGGGCTGCTCTCTCTTGCGAGAGATCCCTCTCCGGTTTGCTTGTTTGTTTGCCTGTTTGCTGTGCTTATCGTGCGTTACAAAAGCAGCTACAAGGTATACAGCCTTTTTGCTTTACCTATCACTGTGCTTCACTGCTTTACAATGGTTGGTAGCAAGGTTCTATAGCCTCCCTGGTTTACCGATTTTCTCTGCTTTTGTCCGCTATAATGATTGTTGCAGGGTTGTATAACCCATTCGCTACACTTGCTGTAAGCCCTGCTTTTAGGAAGAGTTCCGGATTTTATCGGATGTTCTTTATCAATGCGGACTTAACGAGTACCTGTGCACCAACAGCCTTATTTGCTTATTGCTATTGGTAACACAGAGCATTTTTATCCAAAGCTACAGGTCCTGACTATCCCACCTCGTTACCACCATTGGTAACCTTCACCGGAAGCTTGGCTACTTGCGTATATGCAAGCGTTTTTTGCATATTGGTGAGCAACTTACCGGGACGGAAACTGATTCTGGTTCCGCGAATCATGGAAGACACAAACTCATCTTCTTTTGCGGCACCGTTACTTCTCACCCCAATTTGGAAGCTACCGAAATTACCCAGGCGAACAATTCTACCCTCGGCCAATGCCTTTTTCATCGATTCCAAAATTGCTTCCACTGCTGTAGCCACATCGGCGCGGGTTACGGTACATCGTCCGTTTACCTCTTCGCAAAGCGAATCAAAATCCATTTCACCATACGCCTGTGCGTGTGCGTAATACTTTCCCGGTTCAGATGATTTTGACGGGTTCTTTCTCATAACTACTGAATACTTTACACTCATTTTATTTACATTTTTAGTTGATTAATACTGTGGTTAAGAGCTCTTATCCTTTCTTGTTAACACTACAAAGATAGGGCATGGCAGGGGAGCGTAAACAGTAGAGTGAATTAGGCATAATTAGTGTGAATTAATTACAATTAACAGGTGTTTTATAGCCTTTAATACTTGCTTAAACGGGCAAAAATTGGTAAATTTACGGGAAGAAAAACAAGAAAGACTATGATAAAAACAGTAGAAGAATTTAAAATCCGGGCATATACCAAGGTAGAACTGGCTTGTCTTTACAATCCGTACATGACTATTCCCGGAGCCTTGCGCATACTTGCCCGCTGGATAGCCGGTAACAGCGGGCTAACAGCCGAACTTTCCGCTCTGGAATACAATCATCGTAACAGGATTTATACGCCACGTCAGGTAAAAGCAATTGTTGAGCATTTAGGCGAGCCATAAATATTCTCTTAATGTACTATTGGTACAATTGTAAATATATCGTAATAGATAGATAAAAAGCAGTTGATTGAATTTAAATAATAGTGCTTTGTATATTTCTTTTTTTACATAACTAATGTGTTACTAATTTTACATCAGATAAATAGAAAATATATCTGT
Proteins encoded in this window:
- a CDS encoding TolC family protein, with product MKEKKRTIRLLTAALVCLAALVPVKAQNGTRFLSLNEAMESAFKGNKQLLTTSLDEKIATSDYRKSDAIFMPQVNVSYSVMATNDPLNVFGFKLQQQSVKAEDFNPTLLNSPDALTDFNANIEVQMPLFNLDQIYMRKAAAAQKDAARYGTIRMKEYISFEVKKAYLQLQLAYREKGVLEEALGTSKEVYASVERFFAQGLIRKSDVLNAKVHVSGMETNLEKAKSAIANASDYLSLLMGQPTGVVYQVEEPASAMIASNGSVSDLRSDFQAMEKAMTATEMMRKSSGFSMVPRLNAFGTYQWNDKKFASFGSDSYLVGVRLSWTLFNGNQSKYNARSSKLMGMKLQEQLSNEKMKAQLEYNKTSRDLDDIAFELRKQNDMVEQATEALRITKDRFDQGLEKTADVLIAQTQLSGQQLNYARTVYKQNLTATYMEFITANESTNK
- a CDS encoding HU family DNA-binding protein is translated as MSVKYSVVMRKNPSKSSEPGKYYAHAQAYGEMDFDSLCEEVNGRCTVTRADVATAVEAILESMKKALAEGRIVRLGNFGSFQIGVRSNGAAKEDEFVSSMIRGTRISFRPGKLLTNMQKTLAYTQVAKLPVKVTNGGNEVG
- a CDS encoding Crp/Fnr family transcriptional regulator, producing the protein MDLFDEITEFKTSMAIRKKLVEYSVVKTFKEGENILREGAYIKGVPIVATGSVRVMRTNDDGREILLYYIKTGESCVMSILGGLHNDTSKVKAVAEEDTEVFFIPNDKLAMLIKEFPQFLDYIFRLYHKRFEESLDIINEIAFKKMDERLLALLEKKAELYHDRTINITHEQLANELGTARVVISRLLKQLEEYGAVSLGRNKLTLLKSLEGFTPEK
- a CDS encoding efflux RND transporter permease subunit, which produces MKEDFAGRLANVFIRSKLSVLLMIAFLLLGAFSITLIPREEDPQIEAPMADIMVAYPGANPTEVESRVSIPLEKVVSNVKGVEYVYSTSMNGMTMVSVQFFVGQDMERSLVKLYTEIMKHMDEMPQGVSMPLIKTRAIDDVPVLALTLWSNKYGDYSLRQLAEVMTTELKKVPDVAAVNILGGRSKEIKVVLDKDKMTGNHLDMAGISKYIQGSNMQLSSGNILSGDSAFSVQSGSFLKTADDVANLVVGVNEGMPVYLRQVAQVEEGPGTPSQYVSYGEKGNYPAVTIAIAKKSGVDAKKLAGQILDKVDHLKKELIPSDVNVTTTRDYGQTASDKVSELLLHLFVAIIAVTLFVMLAMGWRGGLVIFLSVPVTFALTLFSYYFLDYTLNRITLFALVFVTGIVVDDSIIIAENMHRHFRMKNLPFIQAAIYAINEVGNPTILATFTVIAAVLPMAFVSGMMGPYMSPMPIGASIAMIFSLLVALTLTPYLGYIFLRSKEDKDNSEVAEEGETNLEDSKVYRMYKKIVSPMLESRKKRWTFMLATVVLLLISLSLFYTKSVPVKMLPFDNKNEFQVVIDMPEGTTLERTDAVAKEIAAYVATNKDVVNYQTYVGTSGPINFNGLARHYDLRRGENVADIQVNLTDKGDRKLQSHDIAKAVRPGIQQIAKKYNANAKVVEVPPGPPVLSTLVAEIYGPNYQDQIKVANQVKDRLNKTSGVVDVDWMVEADQKELAFDVDKEKAMLRGVAPAQVVGAIQSAIGGEMAGVVHQESSSVSVPVKLQLADADKNDINNLKNLTVVNQRGESVPVGDLVQITEKVKDKSIYRKNQKRVVYVVGDMAGKLESPVYAMNDMSDHLKEIKLPKGYELQENYTSQPKFEDEFTLKWDGEWQITYEVFRDLGIAFLIAIIIIYMLIIGLFQNFTVPLIMLSVIPLSLIGIILGHWMMGAFFSATSMIGFIALAGVMVRNSILLIDFIDIRLKEGIPLKQAILESGAVRSIPILLTAGTVVLGAIVILFDPLFQGLAISLMGGTVTATLLTLVVVPLLYFKLMRNKYK
- a CDS encoding N-acetylmuramoyl-L-alanine amidase → MREINLIVIHCSATRVDKDITAQDINSAHKVRGFSSWGYHYYIRKNGKVEPMRNHDEVGAHARGYNAKSLGICYEGGLDTNGKPADTRTLSQQIALHSLVSKLLKEFPGCKVVGHRDLSPDKNYNGIIDPWERVKECPCFSVLDETWE
- a CDS encoding DUF4248 domain-containing protein; amino-acid sequence: MIKTVEEFKIRAYTKVELACLYNPYMTIPGALRILARWIAGNSGLTAELSALEYNHRNRIYTPRQVKAIVEHLGEP
- a CDS encoding efflux RND transporter periplasmic adaptor subunit, whose protein sequence is MKSVRYVSVMFFSLVMAGGMFQACSSSDKEAKVKEEAVAVVTALPSSTEESGVLASGQIEAGQTAVISTRVMGSISRIYVKAGDKVAKGQLLVSISNADIMAQRAQADAAISEAKAAAAVSAKDLERFKQLYQNQSASAKELENVTLQHQSISSKLETALQMRNQVNAMLAYTRITAPFSGVITKKFMDEGSMANPGMPLLALEQSGNFQAVVSVPESDIARIKQGATVNLTVKSLGITFPGTISEISPSSQFTGGQYGVKVAISDSKSLGIKAGMYVNVLIPGEQVKSSQPARMTIPVKAIVNNEQLTGVYVVSKENKALLRWVRLGKQMGDRVEVLSGLAPDERFVVSTEGRVYNGSKVIESK